A single genomic interval of Osmia lignaria lignaria isolate PbOS001 chromosome 9, iyOsmLign1, whole genome shotgun sequence harbors:
- the Cep164 gene encoding centrosomal protein 164 isoform X3, which produces MNPSTTRIPTKLAPLKKLDKLEGVRRKDSSSQDRQHSRRDSDSKTENPLATDRASRDYTNLRFQDPKFYECPKVLEAMAPIAATVTAATTTITSPTLELDLKEVLKRSESLSPRHEKDWEQLSSKFSSEENIIDIDKLSITTLARSERSEKFDKEKHPSQFSQQKELTLSGGGTMFLKSNRSRDTTPSQEGGKLDDFRTVAISDEGCNIVGDRLKSILREKQSEDDDRPVDEERKSVRFDIEKEVDIKFTYSGSEDDWDSESEEQNVRISAVVSNKATGSILFSQRSSSQSLDDENKEDSESKLDEDTRKSSSSETPRNSKVVGKRFVVQNVTENEHRTQMAKENLRRDSLSRESSLDYVPSNKFMKIKNIDLVSRSETDCSVVKSSDSEDIRKSKPKTVKPKKSAIRFSKDRQTDDDDTSDLSRVNQDLEQSRRERLKEEHSKNLDETRTGLSKDHQRDIEMLKKEFEDKLEQTKKELEENFVEQKQQLQKNLSERLEELKREMAEKEEQEIQKLIAEMDKARLENLKKVKAELEVCYEKERQEILANLKTELDERRKELLELRNQEMGKLENEHERDLGEEKLAKLNEFELTKQHSEKIEALKKELEKEFDDLRTELRIQQREKITKITEDHEKCLAEILRDFRIDEDLTRKMYKQRLEEIHADFSRDAEKEARKQTERALQQDSIEFEKMRCEKRLLLDKYMALKEKYMKLKNEVRLAVERRSRRKEGYTTASETERSTSTRTRTDKTESSEQNTPLRNTRPSLATTSAKAQETAIAKEQTEEQHKPDESNVQSVQKVQNSGFQKGAAIGAAAIPKTAAVRIESDDTTTASETNANMLMKKKKNFSKKATSTARASTAGNNNNNNLENPVENIRKQLEKLEDLGDQLPSNETAYTLRYPFQDKALANTSSELEFFRHRIHVERDSVRRAREALRHQENAFHGRQKAWKQRSARATLEQLVQEERELSEMEVSLHRTRSLLGEKVIHLRHLEQSLDRVASAKRNENEATSTRNDELTLSDMSSASSGFSSTDLGTDTFIDKPDHYQESTEIIASLESLNSEIREIWGVLNKRLDTNASPPPTFMYSYLRWLRFHHLAAQSNSVQGLENFPSGTFGTPNIQSNILSQLTATQPPTTTTQNIIAQYGPNSGFTTSVGTVDKPISNLMERTWNLRDWLRQACAENTDLISPGQATL; this is translated from the exons ATGAACCCATCGACCACCAGAATCCCAACGAAATTGGCACCCTTGAAGAAATTAGATAAGCTCGAAGGGGTGCGGAGGAAGGATAGCTCCAGCCAGGATAGACAACACTCGAGACGAGACAGTGATTCCAAGACGGAGAATCCATTGGCCACCGATAGAGCTTCCAGGGATTACACGAACCTCAG GTTCCAAGATCCAAAGTTCTACGAGTGTCCCAAGGTCCTGGAAGCCATGGCTCCTATCGCAGCAACAGTAACCGCGGCTACCACCACGATCACTAGTCCCACCCTGGAGTTAGACTTGAAAGAGGTGCTGAAGAGATCGGAATCCTTGAGCCCAAGACACGAGAAAGACTGGGAGCAGCTGTCCAGCAAGTTCAGCTCCGAGGAGAACATCATAGACATAGATAAATTAAGCATCACCACGTTGGCTAGGTCTGAAAGATCCGAGAAGTTCGACAAGGAGAAACATCCTAGTCAGTTCAGTCAACAAAAGGAGCTGACTCTGAGCGGTGGTGGAACCATGTTCCTGAAGAGCAACAGGAGCAGGGACACCACTCCCAGCCAGGAGGGTGGCAAGCTGGATGACTTCCGCACCGTTGCCATCTCTGACGAAGGGTGTAACATTGTTGGTGATAGACTGAAGTCGATCCTCAGGGAGAAGCAATCAGAGGATG ACGACAGGCCAGTGGACGAAGAACGGAAGAGCGTTCGCTTCGACATAGAGAAGGAAGTGGACATAAAGTTCACTTATTCCGGCTCCGAGGACGACTGGGACTCGGAATCGGAGGAACAAAACGTGCGAATATCCGCGGTGGTCTCGAACAAGGCTACCGGGTCCATTTTATTCTCCCAGCGATCCAGTTCCCAGAGTCTCGAcgatgaaaataaagaagataGCGAGAGCAAACTGGACGAGGACACCAGGAAGAGTTCCTCTTCTGAAACTCCGAGGAATTCGAAGGTGGTTGGCAAACGTTTCGTCGTTCAGAACGTCACTGAAAACGAGCATCGCACTCAGATGGCCAAAGAGAATCTGCGGAGGGACAGTTTGTCCAGGGAGAGCAGCTTGGATTATGTTCCCAGCAACAagtttatgaaaataaagaatatcGATCTGGTATCGAGGAGCGAAACTGATTGCAGCGTGGTGAAGAGCAGCGATTCGGAAGACATCCGGAAGAGCAAGCCGAAGACGGTGAAGCCTAAAAAGTCGGCTATACGTTTCTCGAAGGATAGACagaccgacgacgacgacacgtCTGACTTGTCCAGAGTGAACCAGGACCTGGAGCAATCGCGAAGGGAACGTTTGAAAGAAGAGCACAGTAAGAACTTGGACGAAACTAGAACAGGACTGAGCAAGGATCATCAGAGGGACATAGAGATGTTGAAGAAAGAGTTTGAGGATAAATTGGAGCAGACGAAGAAGGAACTGGAAGAGAATTTCGTGGAACAGAAGCAGCAGTTGCAAAAGAATCTGAGCGAAAGGCTGGAGGAgttgaaaagagaaatggctgaGAAG GAGGAACAGGAGATCCAGAAATTGATCGCCGAAATGGATAAAGCGAGGCTGGAGAACCTGAAGAAAGTGAAGGCCGAGTTAGAAGTGTGTTACGAGAAGGAGAGACAAGAGATTCTAGCGAACTTGAAGACCGAACTCGATGAGAGAAGGAAAGAATTATTGGAATTGCGGAACCAAGAGATGGGAAAATTGGAGAACGAGCACGAAAGGGATCTGGGCGAGGAGAAGCTCGCCAAGTTGAACGAATTCGAGCTGACCAAGCAACATTCCGAGAAGATCGAAGCCCTGAAGAAGGAGCTGGAGAAGGAGTTCGATGATCTGCGTACCGAGCTGCGCATCCAGCAAAGGGAAAAGATCACAAAGATCACGGAAGATCACGAGAAGTGTTTAGCTGAGATCCTTCGTGACTTTAGAATCGAC GAGGATCTCACCCGTAAGATGTACAAGCAGCGTTTAGAAGAGATCCACGCGGATTTCTCGCGCGATGCTGAAAAGGAGGCGAGGAAACAAACGGAGCGAGCTCTTCAGCAGGACAGCATAGAGTTCGAGAAGATGCGTTGCGAGAAACGATTGCTGCTGGACAAATACATGGCACTGAAGGAGAAATACATGAAGCTGAAGAACGAGGTACGTTTGGCTGTCGAGAGGAGAAGCAGAAGGAAAGAGGGATACACTACTGCTTCGGAGACGGAGAGGTCGACGTCCACGAGGACCAGAACCGACAAGACCGAGTCGTCGGAACAAAA TACGCCGCTAAGGAACACGCGCCCAAGCCTGGCGACGACGAGCGCGAAAGCGCAGGAAACAGCGATCGCGAAGGAGCAAACCGAGGAACAGCACAAGCCGGACGAATCGAACGTTCAGAGCGTTCAGAAGGTTCAGAATTCGGGGTTTCAGAAGGGTGCCGCGATCGGAGCAGCAGCGATCCCGAAAACGGCCGCTGTACGAATCGAGTCGGACGACACGACCACCGCCAGCGAGACGAACGCGAACATgttgatgaagaagaagaagaacttcAGCAAGAAAGCGACCAGCACCGCCAGAGCTAGCACTGCCggcaacaataacaataacaatctAGAGAATCCCGTTGAGAACATCAGGAAGCAACTGGAGAAGCTGGAGGATCTTGGCGATCAGCTGCCCAGCAATGAAACGGCCTATACCTTGCGGTATCCTTTCCAGGACAAAG CGCTGGCGAACACCTCTTCGGAGCTGGAGTTCTTCCGTCACCGAATCCATGTCGAGAGGGATTCTGTGAGGAGGGCTCGAGAGGCGCTTCGACACCAGGAAAACGCATTCCACGGACGTCAAAAGGCTTGGAAGCAACGTAGCGCCAGAGCGACCCTCGAGCAATTAGTCCAG GAGGAACGAGAACTTTCGGAAATGGAGGTGAGCCTGCATCGAACCAGGAGCCTCTTAGGTGAGAAGGTGATCCACCTGAGGCACCTGGAACAATCCTTGGACAGAGTGGCGAGCGCGAAGAGGAACGAAAACGAGGCCACGTCGACGAGAAACGACGAATTAACGTTGAGCGACATGTCCAGCGCGAGTAGTGGATTCAGTTCAACCGATCTGGGAACGGACACGTTCATAG ACAAACCGGATCACTACCAGGAGTCGACGGAAATAATCGCAAGCCTGGAAAGCCTAAACTCCGAGATACGTGAAATCTGGGGCGTGCTGAATAAACGTTTGGACACTAACGCCTCACCACCGCCCACTTTTATGTACTCTTATTTGCGATGGCTACGTTTCCACCACCTTGCAGCACAATCAAACAGCGTACAAG GTCTGGAAAATTTTCCTTCAGGAACGTTTGGTACCCCGAATATCCAGTCGAACATCCTGTCTCAGTTAACAGCCACGCAACCCCCGACGACCACCACACAGAACATCATCGCCCAGTACGGTCCGAACAGCGGTTTCACCACCAGCGTCGGGACCGTCGACAAACCCATCTCAAATTTAATGGAGAGAACATGGAATCTTCGGGATTGGTTGCGACAAGCCTGCGCCGAGAACACCGATTTGATAAGTCCAGGTCAAGCGACTCTGTAA
- the Cep164 gene encoding centrosomal protein 164 isoform X4, producing MSISQDSAATILGREVFDETSHPSNEEVLDYARRLGIDPDAEPHLLVLAREGLMAALPKGWKPCYHEASESWYYYQASTGTTTWEHPLDPVYKQLVKQARAGNTRQMSVEEDSKTTAKDLESHEEATLPKETSSKETIKHTFKMNPSTTRIPTKLAPLKKLDKLEGVRRKDSSSQDRQHSRRDSDSKTENPLATDRASRDYTNLRFQDPKFYECPKVLEAMAPIAATVTAATTTITSPTLELDLKEVLKRSESLSPRHEKDWEQLSSKFSSEENIIDIDKLSITTLARSERSEKFDKEKHPSQFSQQKELTLSGGGTMFLKSNRSRDTTPSQEGGKLDDFRTVAISDEGCNIVGDRLKSILREKQSEDDDRPVDEERKSVRFDIEKEVDIKFTYSGSEDDWDSESEEQNVRISAVVSNKATGSILFSQRSSSQSLDDENKEDSESKLDEDTRKSSSSETPRNSKVVGKRFVVQNVTENEHRTQMAKENLRRDSLSRESSLDYVPSNKFMKIKNIDLVSRSETDCSVVKSSDSEDIRKSKPKTVKPKKSAIRFSKDRQTDDDDTSDLSRVNQDLEQSRRERLKEEHSKNLDETRTGLSKDHQRDIEMLKKEFEDKLEQTKKELEENFVEQKQQLQKNLSERLEELKREMAEKEEQEIQKLIAEMDKARLENLKKVKAELEVCYEKERQEILANLKTELDERRKELLELRNQEMGKLENEHERDLGEEKLAKLNEFELTKQHSEKIEALKKELEKEFDDLRTELRIQQREKITKITEDHEKCLAEILRDFRIDEDLTRKMYKQRLEEIHADFSRDAEKEARKQTERALQQDSIEFEKMRCEKRLLLDKYMALKEKYMKLKNEVRLAVERRSRRKEGYTTASETERSTSTRTRTDKTESSEQNTPLRNTRPSLATTSAKAQETAIAKEQTEEQHKPDESNVQSVQKVQNSGFQKGAAIGAAAIPKTAAVRIESDDTTTASETNANMLMKKKKNFSKKATSTARASTAGNNNNNNLENPVENIRKQLEKLEDLGDQLPSNETAYTLRYPFQDKALANTSSELEFFRHRIHVERDSVRRAREALRHQENAFHGRQKAWKQRSARATLEQLVQILCKFFSRRNENFRKWR from the exons ATGAGTATTTCTCAGGACAGCGCAGCCACGATCTTGGGCAGGGAGGTCTTCGACGAGACGTCTCATCCGTCGAACGAAG AGGTGCTCGACTATGCGAGACGCCTGGGAATCGACCCCGATGCGGAACCGCACCTCCTGGTCTTGGCCCGGGAGGGCCTCATGGCGGCCTTGCCGAAGGGTTGGAAACCATGCTACCACGAGGCGAGCGAAAGCTGGTACTATTACCAGGCTTCCACCGGAACCACCACCTGGGAACATCCCCTGGACCCCGTTTACAAACAGCTGGTGAAACAGGCCAGGGCTGGCAATACCAGGCAAATGAGCGTCG AGGAAGACTCGAAGACCACCGCCAAGGATCTCGAGTCGCACGAGGAGGCAACCCTTCCAAAGGAGACCTCTTCAAAGGAAACCATAAAACACACTTTCAAAATGAACCCATCGACCACCAGAATCCCAACGAAATTGGCACCCTTGAAGAAATTAGATAAGCTCGAAGGGGTGCGGAGGAAGGATAGCTCCAGCCAGGATAGACAACACTCGAGACGAGACAGTGATTCCAAGACGGAGAATCCATTGGCCACCGATAGAGCTTCCAGGGATTACACGAACCTCAG GTTCCAAGATCCAAAGTTCTACGAGTGTCCCAAGGTCCTGGAAGCCATGGCTCCTATCGCAGCAACAGTAACCGCGGCTACCACCACGATCACTAGTCCCACCCTGGAGTTAGACTTGAAAGAGGTGCTGAAGAGATCGGAATCCTTGAGCCCAAGACACGAGAAAGACTGGGAGCAGCTGTCCAGCAAGTTCAGCTCCGAGGAGAACATCATAGACATAGATAAATTAAGCATCACCACGTTGGCTAGGTCTGAAAGATCCGAGAAGTTCGACAAGGAGAAACATCCTAGTCAGTTCAGTCAACAAAAGGAGCTGACTCTGAGCGGTGGTGGAACCATGTTCCTGAAGAGCAACAGGAGCAGGGACACCACTCCCAGCCAGGAGGGTGGCAAGCTGGATGACTTCCGCACCGTTGCCATCTCTGACGAAGGGTGTAACATTGTTGGTGATAGACTGAAGTCGATCCTCAGGGAGAAGCAATCAGAGGATG ACGACAGGCCAGTGGACGAAGAACGGAAGAGCGTTCGCTTCGACATAGAGAAGGAAGTGGACATAAAGTTCACTTATTCCGGCTCCGAGGACGACTGGGACTCGGAATCGGAGGAACAAAACGTGCGAATATCCGCGGTGGTCTCGAACAAGGCTACCGGGTCCATTTTATTCTCCCAGCGATCCAGTTCCCAGAGTCTCGAcgatgaaaataaagaagataGCGAGAGCAAACTGGACGAGGACACCAGGAAGAGTTCCTCTTCTGAAACTCCGAGGAATTCGAAGGTGGTTGGCAAACGTTTCGTCGTTCAGAACGTCACTGAAAACGAGCATCGCACTCAGATGGCCAAAGAGAATCTGCGGAGGGACAGTTTGTCCAGGGAGAGCAGCTTGGATTATGTTCCCAGCAACAagtttatgaaaataaagaatatcGATCTGGTATCGAGGAGCGAAACTGATTGCAGCGTGGTGAAGAGCAGCGATTCGGAAGACATCCGGAAGAGCAAGCCGAAGACGGTGAAGCCTAAAAAGTCGGCTATACGTTTCTCGAAGGATAGACagaccgacgacgacgacacgtCTGACTTGTCCAGAGTGAACCAGGACCTGGAGCAATCGCGAAGGGAACGTTTGAAAGAAGAGCACAGTAAGAACTTGGACGAAACTAGAACAGGACTGAGCAAGGATCATCAGAGGGACATAGAGATGTTGAAGAAAGAGTTTGAGGATAAATTGGAGCAGACGAAGAAGGAACTGGAAGAGAATTTCGTGGAACAGAAGCAGCAGTTGCAAAAGAATCTGAGCGAAAGGCTGGAGGAgttgaaaagagaaatggctgaGAAG GAGGAACAGGAGATCCAGAAATTGATCGCCGAAATGGATAAAGCGAGGCTGGAGAACCTGAAGAAAGTGAAGGCCGAGTTAGAAGTGTGTTACGAGAAGGAGAGACAAGAGATTCTAGCGAACTTGAAGACCGAACTCGATGAGAGAAGGAAAGAATTATTGGAATTGCGGAACCAAGAGATGGGAAAATTGGAGAACGAGCACGAAAGGGATCTGGGCGAGGAGAAGCTCGCCAAGTTGAACGAATTCGAGCTGACCAAGCAACATTCCGAGAAGATCGAAGCCCTGAAGAAGGAGCTGGAGAAGGAGTTCGATGATCTGCGTACCGAGCTGCGCATCCAGCAAAGGGAAAAGATCACAAAGATCACGGAAGATCACGAGAAGTGTTTAGCTGAGATCCTTCGTGACTTTAGAATCGAC GAGGATCTCACCCGTAAGATGTACAAGCAGCGTTTAGAAGAGATCCACGCGGATTTCTCGCGCGATGCTGAAAAGGAGGCGAGGAAACAAACGGAGCGAGCTCTTCAGCAGGACAGCATAGAGTTCGAGAAGATGCGTTGCGAGAAACGATTGCTGCTGGACAAATACATGGCACTGAAGGAGAAATACATGAAGCTGAAGAACGAGGTACGTTTGGCTGTCGAGAGGAGAAGCAGAAGGAAAGAGGGATACACTACTGCTTCGGAGACGGAGAGGTCGACGTCCACGAGGACCAGAACCGACAAGACCGAGTCGTCGGAACAAAA TACGCCGCTAAGGAACACGCGCCCAAGCCTGGCGACGACGAGCGCGAAAGCGCAGGAAACAGCGATCGCGAAGGAGCAAACCGAGGAACAGCACAAGCCGGACGAATCGAACGTTCAGAGCGTTCAGAAGGTTCAGAATTCGGGGTTTCAGAAGGGTGCCGCGATCGGAGCAGCAGCGATCCCGAAAACGGCCGCTGTACGAATCGAGTCGGACGACACGACCACCGCCAGCGAGACGAACGCGAACATgttgatgaagaagaagaagaacttcAGCAAGAAAGCGACCAGCACCGCCAGAGCTAGCACTGCCggcaacaataacaataacaatctAGAGAATCCCGTTGAGAACATCAGGAAGCAACTGGAGAAGCTGGAGGATCTTGGCGATCAGCTGCCCAGCAATGAAACGGCCTATACCTTGCGGTATCCTTTCCAGGACAAAG CGCTGGCGAACACCTCTTCGGAGCTGGAGTTCTTCCGTCACCGAATCCATGTCGAGAGGGATTCTGTGAGGAGGGCTCGAGAGGCGCTTCGACACCAGGAAAACGCATTCCACGGACGTCAAAAGGCTTGGAAGCAACGTAGCGCCAGAGCGACCCTCGAGCAATTAGTCCAG AttctttgtaaatttttttCCAGGAGGAACGAGAACTTTCGGAAATGGAGGTGA